The genomic interval AAGAAAAGGATGAGTCATCTGATGACCTTTATGATGCTAATAATGACGATGATGCTGGTTCTGACTGCTCCTCAGGAAAGCGAAAGAGAAATTCTTCGAGAAAAAAGGGTCGAAAACGTCGGAAACCAAATTCTGATTGTAGCATTGCCACAAAAAAGGTTGAGACTGTTACTAGAGATGATGGAACCCTGCCCAACAAGGTACCAACTGAAGAGGCGTCCTTGCCGGTAGACACCAAATGGGCTTCGCCAGAGCTACTGGAGTTTGTAGGGCACATGAGAGATGGCGATCAATCTTTTATTTCCCAGTTTGATGTTCAGGCTCTTTTGCTTGACTATATAAAACAGAACAACCTCCGTGACCCTCAAAGAAAGAGTCAAATTATCTGTGACTCAAGGCTTCACCGTTTATTCAGGAAAACACGCGTCGCTCATTTTGAGATGCTGAAGCTTTTGGAGATGCACTTTATTGTAAGTGAGCCTTCTGCAGTAAATGATGGTAGCCAAGGGATTATCAATCCTGATTCAGCTCAAATAGATCATGCCAGTGGATATAATGACATGGCAGCAAAATTCTCTCCTGATAGGAGACGAAGGATGCATAGAAAGATGGAAAGAGAACCACAGGCTAATCCTGAAGATTACGCAGCAATTGATATGCATAATATTAACCTAATTTACCTGCGCCGTAGCTTGATGGAGGATCTTATTGATGATCCCACATTGTCAGACAAAATTTCTGGTGCTTTTGTCAGGATAAGAATTTCGGGACTTGGTCAGAAGCAAGATATGTATCGTCTGGTGAAAGTTGTCGGTAAGATATTTAACCTCTAACATCTATCTATACAGTTATTCATTTAATTGAATATAAGTTTTTTGTGCAGGGACACATAAGGTTTCAGAAAAATACAGCATCGGGAAGAAGATGACAAATTTTGCACTTGAGATAATGAACTTGAACAAAAAGGAGATTATCACGATGGACACAGTATCAAATCAGGATTTTACAGAGGTCAagtcttttattttgttctcttcTCTCAATGAATGTCATATAGCACTTCTGGTGTCTATGTTGGAACATGAATTGATATGCAATTTCATTCCTTATTTTACAATTTTGTGTTGTTTGCAGTGAAGATAATTAAGcactttttttataataataacatatatattttgatggcgcatattgatttatttattaCAAATGCTAAGATTATTGGAAATATGGGACTTTCCCTCTCTCAGCCTTTGAAGAAAAGGATTTGTGTTATATGTGCCTCATCGTTTCTTGCATATCAGAAATTCTCTTTCGGTCTGTGGGGTATAATATTTGGTTTTGTGTGTTCTAAATGTGCATCTAGCTGAGCTACCATTGGATTTCCTTGTCATCTCCTTCTGGCTCAATGgattgtttatatttatttgtgtAGGAGGAATGCAAGCGCCTAAGGCAGAGCATGAAGTATGATCTAATTAGCCGACTGAAAGTGGTACTGCTAGATGAAATTAAACACCCAATGATCTAATTGATTTTCATGTTAACAAGATATGTATAGGTTTGATCTGTGTTATATTCTGTCTTGTTAATTCAGGGTGATATCCAAGAGAAAGCCAAGATCTTCCAATTTGTAAGAGTGAATGATGTGAGCACAATCCTACTAAAGGAAAATTATGTTTCTAGCTTTTCCAttaatatttgttttcttcaaAAGATATATTTATCTGCTACTGTTTAAATTCTTACAGTGGTTTGAAAACGAAAAGCAGAAGCTGTGCCATCTTCGTGACCGTGCAAGTGAAACTGGGCGTAGAAAGGAATATCCTTTTTGACCTTTATTATCATCTGCTACTTTTGCATTTCTTACTTCGTCTGggtttttttctttggctggCTAGGCGTGGTGTTTCTCTTCGAAGAGTCCAAACCATATAATTGAAGATTCTTAAAAAGTTTTTTGTGTTGAGGAACTCTTTTAACATACACAGATCATTCATAATCTGTTACGAAAATCTTGGGCCGACTGgccttttattttgttgtttttctgTTTGTTATGGAGAAGGCAGAGAGACCTCTTCGTTCTGCCCATGTTAGGAAACTATTTGAGCCAAGCAGCTTGAGTTTGCTTGTTTTTTATCCTTAACTGCATCTTACGCTTAGAGAATGTGTGGAAAAGCTTCAGCTTCTCAACACTCCTGAGGAAAGAGCACGCAGAATTAATGAAGTTCTTGACGTGCATGTTGACTCGCATATGGATCCTGATTATGAATCTGATGATGAATTTGGCAACAAGAAAGCTGGTACTTTTATCCTTGAGATGTTAATGctctaaaattttgaatattatGCTGCAGTTAGTCATCTGGCATCTGTAGGATAGTAACTTCTTGCACTAGTTTATAGTTATTGCAGTTTTTAGCATTAAACACATTTAACGTTTGGTAACATTGGTTATTTGCTGTGCAGTTGAACGTAGTGTAAATTGGGCAAGATCAGATCCATTCGTTTCACCCGTTAAAGTTAAATATTCGAACAGTTCACAAAAGAATGGTGATGCTACACGCCATCTCAAAAACCTGTCTAAACAAAATACAGAGCGTAAATCAGGAGCAGCAAGAAACTTTGAGAATTCCCATTCACCAGTTGGTATGGATATTCCAAAATCTGGCACTAATGTAAAGAGTACCAGGTGTGAAACTACGTCACCTTCATCTCATGGGGTTGTATCAAGTGACATGGAACCAGAAAAAGTCTGGCACTACAAGGATCCTTCTGGAAATGTTCAGGGCCCATTTACTCTTGTGCAGCTATCCAAATGGACAAGTTACTTCCCACGTGATATGAGAGTATGGCTTACATTTGAGAGTGAAGAGAGATCATTGCTGTTGACTGAAGTGCTCTCAAAACAACCAAAAGATTTTGGTCAACCTGCATCTGTTACTACAAGTAGTAAGTCGACAGTAGCAGACACTGGACAAAACAGAAACACTGAAATTGTTGATCTCAACAAAGCTCCTTCTCCTGTTGGTTATAGTATGCTTAATTCTTTTGAAACCACTGTTCAGTCTACTAAGCATTCTGCTCCAGAAAGGGAAAGCGTGAACTCTTTAGATGACAGGTTATCACACTCGACTGACTCAGTTCCACCAAAGGACGCTAACGCTTCAAATAGTCAAGCAATGTGTCAGATCAAGCATTCAGGCTCTCTTCCATCTCCTGGAAGTCCACATCAACGATCAGACTTGCACCATGATGAAGTACAGGGAGGACGCTCTGGTGAATGGAACAATCAACACAACAGTGAACTGTGGAGTCCATCCATGCCGCAGACAAGTTCTAGTGCACACAGTAACGTGGAATCTCATCACGATCATTATCCTTCGTGGTCACAGGTTCAACATGATCCTAAAAATAGTTTACAAGCAGGTTCTGGGAAGGATCTGAATTCGAGGTATGATATTGCGCAGAAACTTCCTAGTCAACGGATCACAAGAGATGTTCCCAGCCCTGTATTTGCCTGGAGTCCATCTGAGTCCAGGACTGCTTCCAGTCAACATGAAGGTTCTTGCTTGAGTTCAACAACCAATCTATGCACTCATGATGAACTTCATTCTTCAATTGCTTCTGCAAAGGCTAAAAGCTTTGCTCCAGCAACTCCTGTTGAAGACAGAGGTTCAAGCTCACCCTCTGGTATGCTGAGTCTCTCGGAAAGAGCACCAATCTGCAGTCCACAGTCAGCTCCTTCTGCGTCTGCTTCTGATACATGCAAGATGGAGGAGAACATGAATCAACAAAAAACACTTGAAGCTGATATATCAAACACGTCAGTTAATCAGTCTCCAGAGTCTAAGATTCTCCCTGAATCTTCTCCTGATAACCAAGATGCTGAACATGAATATCGTAGTCCACCTCCAATATCTGAGAGTAAAGAGTTATCCCCACAGTCAAGGACTACCCCTGGATCTTCTCCTGATAACCAAGATACTGAACGTGAATATCCTAGCCCGCCTCCAATATCTGGGAGTAAAGAGATATCCCCACAGTCAAGGACTATCCTTGAATCTTCTCCTGATAACCAAGATAATGGACATGAATACCCTAGTCCACCTCCGATACCGGAGAGTATAGAGCTATCTCCGCATTCTAAGGCTCTCCCTGAATCTTCTCCTGATAACCAAGATATTGAACCTGAATGCTCTAGTCCACCTCAAATACCCGAGAGTAAAGAGCTATCTCGGCAGTCTAAGATTCTCCCTGAATCATCTCCTGGTAAACAAGATATTGAACCTGAATGCCCTAGTCCACCGCAAATACCTGAGAGTAAAGAGCTATCTCAGCAGTCTAAGATTCTCCCTGAATCCTCTCCTGATAACCACGATATTAAATGTGAATATTCCAGTCCAACTCCGATACCCGAGAGTAAAGAGCTATCTCTGCAGTCTAAGATTCTCCCTGAATCTTCTTCTGATAACCAAGATATTAAGTGTGAAGATCCTAGCCCAACTCCGATATCTAAGAGTAAAGAGGTGTCTCCGCAATCTAAGATTCTCTCTGAATCTTATCTTGATAACCAAGATGTTGAACGTGAGTGTCCTAGTTCCATTCTGATAACTGAGAGTAAAGAGCTTGCTGTGGACCTCCCTGGATCAATATCATTAGCACCTGAAAAAACAGCTTCTACTGATGTAGGTGAAAACTCTTCACttgcttttatttttccaaaatcTACTCTGGCTGGGGATGATGCTTTGAAATCAGTATTTGATATGGCAAAGGCGCATTTAGAATGTGAAGATTCAAAGGTTAAAGAAGAACTGTATGTTGAATCAACTGTTGTTATAAGAGATGACATGGTTGTTAATCCTGCCTCTGGAGTTGAGTCCATAGACATGTCTGAAAATCTCTTGGAATCTTTGATGGAGCAAAGTTGTGGAACTTTTTACATGGATGGTACAACAGCCTTAGAAGGTTTTCTGTCTGGTTCAACGAAGGAAGAACCGCAATGTTCTAGCCCCATTGCTTTATCCACATGCTCTAGCCCCATTGCATTATCCCCTTGGGGTGAACATGGCTACTATCAAGGAGATTCTGTTGGTTCTTCTTTATGGGGTGTCCAGGACGATGATCCAATCGGTAATATTTGGCCATTATCCTCACAAGCACCGGCTCTCCAGTATTCATCTGGTTAGTCTGTTGATGTTTAGCATGCATCCATTAGTCCTAAACAGTTTGTGGTGTTTAGCTTACACCTACTAATTTTGCATTGTAAAATTCTCTCTCCAGCAGGTAGCACTGCTCATTTTATTGATGAAGCAACTGTCACCCATGGAAATAATGGAGTTGTTCTAAGTAGCACGccaggggaggaggtggggctACCAAACTCAGGTGTTTGCACAGATTGGGGATTGGTTGAGCAGGTAATGATATTCCAACATCATGTCAGCCTTTGACATTTGCTTTGTGTATGACATTCCATTTGACATTGGGTTCTCACTACAATAGGTGAATCCAGAAGCAAATGATGCATCGGTATCAATGATAGACAAGAACTCAGGATTAGTAGATTCTCAACCATCAGCAAATGATGGCTCAGATGTGGGTACTGCACGGAACACTAACCATAATACTAACTTGTCCCTCAACCATGAAACAGCGGTACCCTTGAGTAGAAGTTCTGGAGAAGCATCAAGAAAGCACGGATTTATTACTGACTTGAATGTTGCTACTTCAGAGGAGGCGTTAGGGAACACCAAGAACTGGAATCCATCTGCTGGTAATGCTAATCGGGGCAGCCAGCGGAATCATCACCGTGACAGGTACTCTCAAATAAGCGAATCTTGGCTTCTTAGCTCAAACTACTCTAGGAGTAGGTCTGATGGATTTGGCACTGGTGGATCGTCGAGATCAACCCCAAGGGGACAAACTCAGAGGGGGATATGTAAATTTCATGAGAATGGCTACTGCAGGAAGGGTGCATCTTGTAACTACCTGCACCCCTGATCTCTGCAATAGATAACGAGGGTTTGCATTCTTTGCCCATATCTTTTGACTTTTTTGTATAGCCTAATTACAGTGGTAGTCAACATAGAGCCTACACAACCTTTTCTTGGTTTCATTCAACCGTAGCAAGGACGGAGTATTTGTCTAGCTCTAGCATAGGAGGATGACTGAATGTACTGCCCAAGCAGATTCCACTCTTTTGGGGACACGGCCTATTTTCATTTTGCTTGGTTCAATTGAACTGCATCTGTGTATCCCTATCCCTATTGTACCCCGCTTTTGTTTCTTCCAGGCCTGAGGCCTGACCCGCATCCGCCAGATGTATCGGAAAATAGCGATATGTAACCCATCGGTTTAGTTTCTGATTTGTCTTATGTTGACAGAATGTATTCGGTATTAGTACACTGGGTTAGGATAGTTATTTAGCATTTTGACTAGTTATAAATGATACTACTACTTAACAGTATACATGATGTGATTGTGATATTAACATGCTGATACTGTGCACCGAAATTTGGTAGAGGATGGCTTGTCGAAGGTCAGATATACAACAGTACAAGTTTGGCAGCTGATTACTGAATTTGTATTAAAGGGACTTGTGGAATAGTTTATCGGTTGTCGTCATTACTCCTGTATCCAGTGTCCATTTCGTGGCTCTCTTGTAGCCAGATCCGTTTTGTGTCTCTCCTGTATCCATTTCCATTCTCAATGGACAGTTGTGCGGCAACGTACCACTGCTGtactattttgttttcttttttgagcGAAATCACTGCCGTACTAAACGTAATTGCAATAAGGTAGCGTTCTCTTTGGGCCTTTTCTGGTCTAAATTCCTGATTTGGCCCAGATACAGTTGGGTCTAAGTTTAACCATAAGCATCTCTCTTCAAGCCAAGGAACGGAATCGCGATTCACGAACACAGATTGTTTGACACGGCCAGAAACAGCAAGCCTCACCAACCAGACACATTCGCCTCAGGCTGAGACTGGTTTACAGTTTGAACGAGTTAGTCTGTTACATTTGGTTGTATATATAGTCTGTTACATTTGGTTGTCTACATACGATTTTCATCGAATCCTGGCCACACGTTACTGTTACTATGCAACTGTTCCATCTGTTTCTTCGTTGGCTGCGCTCAGGGGAACAAAAACCGGATAGTAGGTATTTAGTTCAAGATGCTCCAGTATCTGTTGTGCTGCCGACAGGTAAGACGAATGGCCATCGACAAGCTCCGTAACATCGACCTGTAAATTGCATTGTACACAAAGACGTGTAAAAGATAGATGAAAATCACGTAAGAACACAAGAATGGCACCCCAGATGCTTACATTTTCAACACCAGGGACATCAATGGCCTGGATGCCAGCCAACCCTTGTGTTAGCAGACTGCACGAGAGGATTACTTAAGTCATAACTCACAAGGGGGAATGGTGATATGAGCTTTCTGGGAGCGATGATCATCCAATATAAATCTGAGCTCTGAAATCATAAATCTGTTTACCTGGCACGAAAAGTAACACCAAGAATCCAGTCATCTGTGGAGTACACATTCACAAATCTTCCAGCAACCATCTGCCATGAGGACAAGTTAGTGAATTAAGCGCCGAGGGAAGATGCTGGGATAAAATGAACAGCAACTTCACTGTTTCTTCTTGTTACGTTGCACCATTCCTACAGAGATAATAGAGAGATAATTTCATTGCCGTTACCTTCCTCGCAGCCTCCCACCGCTCGCCTTTCACCGAAACTGGAGCACCAAGAAGAACCACCCTCTCAACAAGTCCCTCTGGTTGCAAACAAGAGATGGAGATGGTTAAAACTGATGATTTGCCACCAAGAAAGGAAACTCTTATGGATGAAGGAGATGGTTACAGAACAGGTACCATTATCACTCGATAAAGCGAGTTCCTGTAAACACTTAAATATAACACGTGCACCTAGTGAAAACCCAATGAGAGTCACAGGCCTGGGAAAAAATTGGCATTAGGGGGACATATTTCTGAGCGGCCAACATCGCTAATGAAATAAATGCATATGAAGTTACCTATTTCCTTGCAATCCCTTGAGAAGCACTTCAGCAAGCATTTTTCCTGCCTTATCTGATCTGAGAAGATACAGTTGATTGGCTAAGTAACAAATTGCTAGGATGTCTTTAACTGCAATATATGTACTGTGGGATATATACATTAAAAGTTTGTCTAAATGTTACGTCATAATCTTCATAAATTTGAATACACAAACTTATGTGTCGATCAACAGAAGAATACCAATACTGTAGATAGTGAGTGTGCACTGCAACTCTGCAAGCAACATAAGAGAAATGGGAGAGTTTGCAATTACCTGTCAATAGCAACAGACCATTTACTATCAATAAAGTCTGTAGCCGCAAGCAGTGTAGCTGGCCATGCAAATGCTGCAAGAAGACCACTTAATACGGTTCTCATTGCACCTTGCTTCATCAATTCCATAGCAAGTCCTGAATCATAAATAGCAGTGTAAATTAGAAGTTTTTGCTGATAGTGTAAATGggcaaaactaaaaatattacTTGATGTCAGCCAATCCTGTATTGCTGTACTCACTGCAATTATATGCTTAGACTCCCATTGAAGGATGTACCTGCCAGACATTATTCAACTCttgaaattatatttttaaggaTGCTCTTAGCTGGTAACACATGACAAAGTACTAGAATAGTGATCAGCAAAAAGaacatgtcaaaaaaatcaCTCTATACCTCTCTAGGTTATCCTGCCATCCTTCCCAAGGTCTACAAAAGTCATCCTCATCAAAAGCAAATCCGGAAATTAAGATGCCAACTGCAAGCCGCTGAAAGTGTTGAGAACATTTAACCAGACCAGATCAGTTTGACTACTAAAAGGGTGAACAATAATCTAGTAGAATGAAATTTGTTGTGACAtcagaaagagaaaaggaactCACACCCTGATTATGGTTTTCACCAATAGGTTTGAACTCAAATTCTTTCACGCTCCCAATTCTTCTGGCCATTTTGCTCCCCGTCAAGCCAGCTCCAGCAGCTAATTGAAAAATATCATTTCAAAGGATAAGCatgaataaatagaaaatttccACACCACAACTATTCTCATTACGCTTTCATCCATATGTTTCTCACAATTTTGGGTCATACATTGTATAAGTCTTATCCTTCTTCTGGTAATCCATCGAACTATTATCTAATTGTAAAATGCACCCCTAAAAGTGTTGTGTGCATATTCTTGGGTAAGTTCACTAAACAATATTGCAACCCTCATGACAAAAGGAAAGGGAGACTGCAGCTGATAGTAATGTAACATGACGAAACGAAAGCTCAAAGCAACATCACCAGAAGGGTTTTGAAGAACATGTAGACACACCTCCAAATGATGCAGCAACTGCCACAGAGCCAGCAACAGATCCTGCAGCGGTAGCCATAGCAGCAAATCCACTAGCTCCTATAACAGGGACAAGTGTGCCCAGGGTTGGAGCAAGAGCACCAAACCCTGCAGCAATTGCTGGAGCAGCTAAACCTGTCAAGTTGGAAGAGAATATCAACCGTTTGGAGTAATATGAGCAACAGAAACTAGTTCAGATGTTCCGTGTCCAGCAGAATTTCTTAAGTTTTTTCATACCCCCAGTAATAGCCAACAGTGCTCCTCCAGTCAAAGCAGCTGCACCAATTATTCCTCCACGCTTCCATTTTTCCCATTTACTTTTGGGTGATGCGCTTTCTTGTGATTGTTCTTGTTCTTTCGCTGCTGCCATGGCAGAGCATGCAACCATAACCTCAATTGCTTCCTGCAGCGAAAGCATGGTTGGTGACAAATTTGGTGAAACATGAAAAACATTGGGGGTTCTTCTTTAATTGCCTTAGAATATTGTTTGGTACCCTTAGTGATTACTATGCTGAATCCAAAAAAGTTTAGTCTGTACAAACCATTTTGATCCACTTCACATCAAGCCATGTTGATAGCAGCCGAAGAGCAACACGATGCCGAGCATCATAACCCTTCCTGAAGCGGGTTGATTTTCTGTCCTCTTCCTCTTGTGATACAGGTTTATCAGCAACACAAGCCGAGAGAAGAGCAAACAGCAATGCCATCTTCCGGTGATTGTTAGCAGGAATATCATCTAAGGTCAATTTATTGATTCCTAACAGGTCATCATGAGAGCTTTCCCCTGGGGATTTATCTGTTCCAGAGCTGCTAGGCAAAGCATCCTGATCCCCATCCCCCTCTTTAATTGTGTTACCCACTTCACTGTCATTGCCCAAACTCATTACCATCGCATCAACTCCTTTTGCCAAGGCAAGCTCCTGGACGGATCTGTCCGAGGAGCTTTCGCCATCTTCTTCAAATATTATCCTTAGAAACTACAAAATGAGAGTGATATGAGATGCTACGAAACAAAAATTTCACTAGTCAAGCACACGCGGAAATTGAAGTTGAACAGTCGTGTAGGCATATAATCAAACACCTAAGCCCCAGACCATCTCTGCAGCACTGACCAGACCGCATGGCCAATTACAGTATCAGGGCAGAAAATGCAGTGCCGTACCGCGCCGATGTGATGCTTGGCCTcggacgacgccgccgtctcctccagcCCCGACCACGCCTTGGGATCGATCTCCAGGAACCTAGCAGAGCCCCCCGATCGCCAAGTAAAGCGGAAGCATTCATCTCAAACCCCCCAAATTTACAAGCGGAGAGGAGCGAGAAAACACCTGAAGAcggggcggaggaggccgtGGGAGTCGTGCGTCcagaggtcggcgtcggcgccgccgccggagttggaggaggagctgctgccgccgccgccgccgccgctgctggtgctggtgcgcccctgctcctcgtcgtcgtcgtcgtcgtcgtcgtgggcgCCGAGGAGGACGGACTGGTGGATCTGGGCCTGGCGGAGCGCGAGCGCCAGCAGCGCCCCCGCCGCGTAGCGCTGCGTCGGCGTCagcgtcgtcgccatcgccggcgatcGATTCAGGTGCAGGGTTTACGCCTACCCTTGGGTTGGTCGCCTCGGCTGGCTTCAGTTGGACGGCGTCGAGGCGGTTTCTTTCGTGCCAAACTCGGTCAAATTTTGGTTGGGGGAGACCGGAGAGCAGCAGCACGCACCTCCGGaatgagcagcagcagtagaaATTTTTCCAAAATGTTTATATTCCATTTCAAAAGGAGGCGTAGATTTCTTCCAGAAGGCCACGTCGACCTGGCACGTGTAACCACGGTCCACGGGTGCTTCagattttgtttaaaaaataatcatattttaaatacTACATCCATCCCAATATAAATGCAATGGTAGATTTCCATACCAACGTTTTCTTTGACCATAATGTCACGTGCCACGTGCCACTGGATCTTGTGAATGGAGCCAATATGCAACTACAAACATAATGAGGAAAATAAATCGATTTGAATTCTATGACGAAATTATCTTTCGAAATGACATAAAATTTCAGCCGAAATCCTAAGCCACAAATTatctatatatttaattatcCATATGCACACATGATGCATACGATGTCCACACCAGATTACACGCTCACACTGTCACAGTCTCACTTCGAGCTGCGCTGCAACGAACACACGCATCTCTCGCGCCAAATCGGGAACGCGCGTCACATCGGGCAGGTGAGCCGGGGCGTCGGCACGGCGCGGAGcctcgcggcgcgcggcgcggtgagGCCGAAGCCGTCCGCCATGTCGAGCTCCTccggc from Oryza glaberrima chromosome 3, OglaRS2, whole genome shotgun sequence carries:
- the LOC127767640 gene encoding uncharacterized protein LOC127767640; protein product: MATTLTPTQRYAAGALLALALRQAQIHQSVLLGAHDDDDDDDEEQGRTSTSSGGGGGGSSSSSNSGGGADADLWTHDSHGLLRPVFRFLEIDPKAWSGLEETAASSEAKHHIGAFLRIIFEEDGESSSDRSVQELALAKGVDAMVMSLGNDSEVGNTIKEGDGDQDALPSSSGTDKSPGESSHDDLLGINKLTLDDIPANNHRKMALLFALLSACVADKPVSQEEEDRKSTRFRKGYDARHRVALRLLSTWLDVKWIKMEAIEVMVACSAMAAAKEQEQSQESASPKSKWEKWKRGGIIGAAALTGGALLAITGGLAAPAIAAGFGALAPTLGTLVPVIGASGFAAMATAAGSVAGSVAVAASFGAAGAGLTGSKMARRIGSVKEFEFKPIGENHNQGRLAVGILISGFAFDEDDFCRPWEGWQDNLERYILQWESKHIIAVSTAIQDWLTSRLAMELMKQGAMRTVLSGLLAAFAWPATLLAATDFIDSKWSVAIDRSDKAGKMLAEVLLKGLQGNRPVTLIGFSLGARVIFKCLQELALSSDNEGLVERVVLLGAPVSVKGERWEAARKMVAGRFVNVYSTDDWILGVTFRASLLTQGLAGIQAIDVPGVENVDVTELVDGHSSYLSAAQQILEHLELNTYYPVFVPLSAANEETDGTVA